The Streptomyces venezuelae genomic interval GTCACCCGCGAGCTGCTCGAAGAGGTCGCCGCAGACGTACCCGACGAGTGGCTCGTCGACGAGCCCGGGTTCTCCCGCACCGACGAGGTGCGCGCGGCCTACGTCGACGCGCTCCTGCCCCGCGCCGCCACCATCCACGAGCGGATCACGCTCGGCCCCCGTACCGAGAACCGGCCCCAGCAGCCGCCCGGCTGGCTGGCCGAGCGCCTCGCGCCCCGGACGCACTCCACCGAGAAGGACAGCACCACGTGACCCAGCGCGATGTGTTCGAGTACGCGCTGCTGCGCGTGGTGCCGCGGGTCGAGCGCGGCGAGTGCTTCAACGCGGGCGTGGTCGTCTACTGCCGCGCCCGGTCCTACGTGGCCGCCCGCACCCATCTGGACGAGGCCAAACTGGCGGTCCTCGACCCGGCGGCGGACGTCATGGGCGTCCGGGCCGCACTGCGCGCCGTCGAGGGGGTCTGCCTGGGCGGCGACGACGCCGGGCAGGCCGCGCGCGACGACGCGGGCCGGCGCTTCCGCTGGCTGATCGCGCCGCGTTCCACGGTCGTGCAGCCGGGCCCCGTGCACACGGGTCTCACCGCCGACCCGGAGGCCGAGGTGGAGCGCCTCCTCGATCTGCTGGTGCGCTGAGCCCGCGGCGCGGGCGTGCGTCGCCGTTTCACCACAGGGCGTGACCTGGGGCACCCGGTGGGCCGTTGACACCGGGTGCCATCGCTTCTAGCGTCTCGTTCTGCGGACGATACTAAGCGGTCGCTCATGTGCGGGACGCCTGAGCGGCGCGCTCGGTCCGTCCGCGATCAGGGACGATCCAAGGGCGAGGAGAACCAAGCATGTCCACCACCGAGCAGCGCGTAGCCGTCGTCACGGGTGCCGCACGAGGCATCGGCGCCGCCACCGCGCTCCGCCTCGCGGCCGAGGGCCGCGCCGTCGCCGTACTCGACCTCGACGAGGCGGCCTGCAAGGACACCGTCGAGAAGATCACCGCCGCGGGCGGCACCGCCCTCGCGGTC includes:
- a CDS encoding DUF3037 domain-containing protein, whose amino-acid sequence is MTQRDVFEYALLRVVPRVERGECFNAGVVVYCRARSYVAARTHLDEAKLAVLDPAADVMGVRAALRAVEGVCLGGDDAGQAARDDAGRRFRWLIAPRSTVVQPGPVHTGLTADPEAEVERLLDLLVR